In Lagenorhynchus albirostris chromosome 1, mLagAlb1.1, whole genome shotgun sequence, the sequence TTCTAGAAGTGCTTAGGTGATACATTTACCCATCAATCTGCATTGCTGGCTCAAATTCTGAAGTGAACAATTCCTTGTATAATGGAGGAAAATGAAGTCGCACAATGTCTGGGTATATTGCTTTAAACGCCATTAGCTTTTCTGTATGTCGTCCACATAAGGCTCTTAATGTAGACACCTTGCATATTAACTGTAAGTGGAAGAAAGGACATAGGGTCAGGAGAGAAGAGACGTGAGAATCAAAAATCAGGGCATCTGGATCATCTTCAACATTGTTTACAACGGTGAGACACACTTGAAGCAACTTAAACGTCTAGTAATAGAGGAGGggtaaaaataaatgatgatataGTCATATCACAGAATACCAggtatacattaaatatgattTTGAAGACAAATAATTTATAACCCCAAAACATGTTCATAAGCAAAAGAACCCAAGTGTCTCACCTCCTCCTCCTATTCAAACATGCTTTTTGCTCTACCATCCTGAACCCTGCCCTCTAGCACTGGGGAAAAGGAAGACATGTGGTAATAGAGAAGTGGGCAAGGGGACAGCCACCGGTAGGTGAggtcactgcaactagagatgatGGCATCCCCTACATATTTTATGCAAAATGAGTACTAGTCGACTCCAGTGACAACAGGTTTCTTCTGGAGAAAGAGCTCTGCCTAGAACAAAGCAATTCTGGGTCTGAGCAAAAGGCCCTgactggaaaacaaacaaaaaaaatagttaGCAGGCCTGGTGGAAGTCTCAGCATTGACTATTTACCTGTTGAGTATAATAACATGACTtgcaaaaatgctttttaaactcTAAAGCACTGAACagcacaaaatatttattatctccacCCAGAATAATCCTAAGAAACATTTTCACCAGAGCATCGATCTTGGCCAGGTGTTAGGTGCTCTCTATAATCAAAGACCCTAATGGTACCCTTGCACTGGGGcaagaagatggagaaaagttctttttccttctctttcccaatCCTGCCTCAGTGTCTCATTTAACAggggcaaaataaaaaacaaaaccgcATTTAaccccccagcttcccctttctgACCTAACCTAGCtatcaggagaaaagaaagaaaacggaCAGGAAGAAAAATCCAAACCTTTCAAATCATCTTCTGGAACAATAGAACACACAAAATAATCCAAGAAAGAATAGGGCTGATTTTTCTAAGACCAAATACATACTACTAGCACTATCACTGAAGGacattatcatattttaaattgacatcctaattatatttttattaagacAGTAATTAGCAAAAATGAAACCCTATGCTTTGAATACAGGGTAGTAATGAGAAAttgatgaagaaaatacaaaagtcATTTACTGTTGATTACTAATGACTTTAATGGAACTAGAACTAATATTAGAATAGATTAATTCTATTGTTTTAGTCCTTCATAACTTCGTCTTTCtaaaatcaaagatttaaattCTAAATTCTCTAGTTTATATCACGGCAGAACATTAACTCTGCCTTCTGTCCATCTTTGATGGGATAGGTGGAGGATTTTTCAGAATGaattaatgctttaaaaaaactcTATCATTGCCCTATTATTCCAGGACACTTTATAACCAATGATAATAAATAGAATTTAACCTGAATATTGGCCCAAGATAATTTTTTGAAATGAGGATACTTCTCTCTTCTCAGTAGGCCATTGCTTACTGATACTTTTGGGGTCTGGTGGCATGACTTATGAACGTGGCTGGCGTGATCTGGGCAAGGGATAATTCAGCCTTGTCAGTTGGAAACCTTTGGCTCTCACCTTTGTTAGTATTCCATCTTCTCGGTGATTCTTCTGTAGGACGTGTTGAAGAGCTAGCTGAATTTTCTGTTGCAGCTTTTCAATTTTGACCTTTTCCTGCAGCCATGAGCGATCTAAATATGAAAAACCATACTCCTGAGTATTCTTCCAACATGGTGTCAGAACACCCCAACTCCTCCTGACCCCTAGATACAGATTATTACACCACACTGCAGAGTCAGGGACTAACAGGCCACTTTCACCCCTCTTTCAAAATTTGCTCCTAAAGGAGTGAAAAACTGATCTAGGACAGTTACAAAACAGAGTGTTAAGCCTTTCCATCTTTACTGACACTTGAAAGAAGGAAGGATCCTCCCTTTCCAAAAAGTCAGCCATTTAAATCTAAGGCCATGCTCGGACGAGTGCAAATGAAACCACCATGGCCCTTAAGCCTTTCTAATAGTTATGTTTCTGAATGACATACTCATATCAATCCTGCTAAGTCTTTCTGGCAAATATGAAAATTGCCTTATAGTCCAAGGCAACTGAAATTGTCAAGAGAGTGCCAAATGAATTAGGATTGTTAATTTAGGATAAAGTCTTTATGTTTAAGAATTCCAAAACGAAGACAGCAAATTTGCAAAAGTGATTATCACCAAGAGGCAGTACTGGTTGAAAACATACATTGAATTCAGATAGGCTTGTGGATGACATCCAaatggattttctttaaaaagcagaatgttttaaaaaccatGTTATCTTGGAGATTGGTGTTGAAAAGGGCACACCTACTCTACCACAGCATTTCTCTTGGTAGCAGGAGGTTAACTGTAGACGGGATTTTATTCAATTCTCATTTCTTAAGATTTTATCAGAATGGCATGAGGTCTTCTTAGaagcatacatgtatatgtatgtgtgtagcaGGGGATTGTTGTCTGAAAAACTTAAAATTAGACTTAATAAGGGTGGCAGTCCCTCTGAATAGTCTATAGCCATTGTAAGTTACGTACTTGTAGAAATTCTTTACCTGGACAATTTAAAAACCATTGTATTTGGTTATCTTACCTGCTGACATCAGGACAAATGCAGAAAACAATGCAATTTCATCTTCAGTCAGGTGCATAGAACATAAACTCTTTCCAAATTCAAATACAAAGCTAATAAAGTCTTCACAACCTGCCAAAATTAAAGACAGGTTAGGAGTTTGGTTATTACCCTAGGAGAAAAATATGGAAGAAGGTGAAGAGGGATCTAGCAATTGAAGATCAGAGGGAATAGTAGTAACATTTCTATAGTTTAATACtttcaaatgttaaaagaaaaatcagtttagCCACCATCACCATTACCACCAACAtcgccaccatcatcatcatctgcaGTAATGAGAGTGAACTTCTGTTGTGTGATTACTGTGATAGGTGCTGCTCTGAGAGGATTCTTTGGGGATTCTACTATTTCACAACAGCCTTATGAGGGAGGTATTAttgttactatccccattttaaaggcaaggaaatggacttggaaagaaaaggaatgtgCTGAAGATTCCACAAGTAGGAAGTGACAGCCTGAGATTCAAAGCCAGCTACCTGACTTCAGAGCCCACACTCTTAACCAACAGAGTCTAACAGCTATAATCTAACTGAAATGTTAACGtcactcatttttttgttttctactctATTCTATGTACAACAcgcttaaaaatgaaaacaagtgacACATTATGGTGGTAAaaccattataattttttttgtttttggccgtgtcacatggcatgtgggatcttacttccctgaccagggattgaacccatgccccctgcactggaagcacagagtcttcacaactggaccgccagggaagtccctattgtaaCTATTACAGAACTGAAAACACAGAATGTGAAAGTCccataaaataaaaacccacccCCACAAAGCTGGTTAAGTTGGGGTCTGTTCTTTCAGATTTCCATATTATGTACATATAGTTAAATGTCAAcaggctagggacttccctggtggcgtagtggttaagtgGTCccccccaatgcaggggacatgggtttgagccctagtctgggaagatcccacatgccatggagcaactaagcccatgcatcacaactactgagcctgcgccctcgagcctgcatgccgcaactactgagcccgcgtgccgcaactattgagctgcgtgccacaactactgaagcctgcgcgcctagagcctgtgctctgccacaagagaagccactgccatgagaagcccgcgcatcgtaaggaagagtagcccctgctcctcgcaactagagaaagcctgagcgcagcaacgaagacccaacgcagccaaaaataaataaataaataaataaaagtgtcaaCGGGCTCTTCTCAAGTATACATAACTTCcgtcatttaattgtttttaaaatcacttaacAACATATCTTGGATACCGTCCCATTCTTCTTAATGACTTTGTCTTACTTTAAATTACAGAAATcttaaataatttacttttaaagtatatGTCACAGTTTCACTTAGCTATACTTTCTTTCTTTGATATCTCATTAACGGTTGCTATTTAACGGGTATGGAAGGGCAGACTTTTAGCTCCTTGCTTGATTTTATGTAGCAAATCACATCCTCTAGTTTACTGAATAATATATCCCCTGCAAACCTGGTTCTTAAAATCTGGAAGGGAACTGGAAGGATATAGAACATAAATTTCTTCGATTATCAATTAGATAAAATGAAACTCTAGACCCTTACGTGTAACATAGACAAAAAGCATTTGAGCTGTGTATATTTTCTACGGTGATTAACTGTAAAGTAACATAGGTATAAAATCCTTTAACTCTTGTGTCCAAAAAACCAATCTCCATTTTGTTCAAGAAGAGCTTTCACCCAACTCCCATCTTTTCCCCTAGTCCCGATTTGAAGACAAAGCACCCAGAGATTTCCTTACCTAAGGATTTGAAGACGTCGGGGCTAGCATATTTCCCATCAAAGTACACGGTATTGTTCTGAGAGTCAAAGGCACGGCACATTCTGATAAATACCACCTCCAGAGAACCTGAGCAAAGGCAGAAACGGGGTGGGTTATTGTCTTGGTGAGTTGATTTTGACCACAGAGACCCCTTTCTGAGTCAATGGGGCTGGGCTTAACTAGCAGGCTCTCAGTCACCTTAGCTCTCTATTTAAAAGAGCAGAGTTCATTAGAGTAATTAAAGACTTGTGCCAAAGCTAAGGCCTGTATTACCGAAGAGAATTACTTCTTGGGCACTTCTCTGTCCTGCAATAATACAGAATCTCAGAGTTGCGAGAAAAACATGGACTCctgttattaaaacaaacaaaaacccagggaTGTCTCTCTGAGTTCCACAAACAGCCTTCTTCCTAACAGCTTACCAAAACCTCCTGAGGACCTGAGGCACAGAAACAAAACACGGGTGATGGTTAAAACTGTGGAATGCAGGTGTCTTTCAAATTAATCTTTTCACCCAGAGGAGAAGCAAAATGGAGGGAATGTTTCCTACAAATAGctcaaaaaccttaaaaaaaaaaaaaaaaaaaacctctcagttTCTGCTAAGAGAAACTGAGCTATTATCATTTGGAGAAAAACTGTTCTCGACACCTTCCTTACCAAGCATTTCTTTAATAAGCCGGTGAAAGCAGGTTAGTCAGAGATCTCAAAATTCACTTGCAAAGCACATACCTGCTTTGAGAAGCACAATTTGATCGTTTTGACACAGTTCCATAAATCCATCAATGCGTTTGGCAAACTCCACCACATACTGTATAGCTTCTGTAATTTTGATGGCACACAACTGCCACATTACCTCCCGCTGCTGTTGAAGAGGGAAACACATTAACATCCCCATTACCCATACCCTTGACACAGTTGTTTTAACTGTTCCTATCGTGTAAAATCCTTCTTTGGAAATGGATCCAAAAAAGCTAgaggatttaaaaataatcagttgGCCAGTTACTCCCGTTATAATGACTGCTTCCAAGTTCTTCCTGGTCTCCTCCAATTCCTCTCTTACCATTTTGGTGGCAAAGGGACAGGGGGAAGATGTTATGAGCATACATGCAGCAGAAGATGACAACGGGAGTCAAGAAAGCAACTCATGCCACTGATTTAACCCTGGGCCATGGAGAGCAGCAAAGTAGAATCTCCTTGTAAGCAATTATTTTGCCTTGGGGAATTTCACACCACTTtactgggggaagggaagaaaaggggagTCAGTTATATTTACTGTGCACCTGCTATGAGCTGGGTGCTTtatgacatccttgtctcatttcattttcacaagAATGTTTTTCCATTTCCCATAAATGGACACAAATGCTCACAGAGGTTTCACAGCTAAGAGGTATTGGAGAtgggattcaaatcccagcattTCTGACTCTGAATCCCATTTCACACGCCTTGCTGCTGTTTACTGCTTTCTTGCTTCCCTTTGTAATTTTGGCGGCTGGTGCTACCTGCTATCTCAAAGGTAAACAAGGTGATGCGCTGCTATTCCCCCAACCTGTCCTGTTTAATTCCTTTTATATACCCACTCTCCAATTTAGTTACAGGCTAACCTGGATCCATCTTGTTGCTCACTTATTTCCCCAATCTTAGTTTAAGACTGTTTCTACCAATACAACAGGATGGAAGAAACACTGAATTAGGAACCAGGACTCATGGTCTAGTCCTGATGTTTTCACTCTCAGCCATGTGCCAAGGGATGGtcgtttcctcatatgtaaaatgaagggGAGGATTAACCTTGATAATCTCTACGGTACTTCCTAAGCCTGAATTTCTATGATTATTGGGAAAAAATCACAGCATTTTCTTTTACTAAAGGCAGAATGGAAAATTAAAAGTCCTCCttctccagccctgccctcccattTAGGTAATTTGTTGATCAGACTGTTTTATAGAAAAAGGTAACTGGCAGTACTACTTGTCAGCCTCATGTTGCTAGATTCAGACTGGAATTAGAATCATAgcttccaaacttttttttacaCATATTCTCTAAACAACTCCTTTTTAACTTCGGAACCATGAGGCTGAGATTATTTTATATCAACTTCTGGACCGTGAAATCTTCCATTGTGGTATCGGGAAAAATCCCAATTCTTTGAGCCTTTTGGAAGCTCCTTAATCTAGCTCCCTGTTGACAAATGATAGGACATATGTGTATAGTTATAGGAACAATAGAATCCGTGTGCTATTTCTGAAATTTCGCACACTGACGTCTCAATAAGGTGATAAAGCCCCAAGAACGTGATCAGCTctggaaaaaagatttttaaatagaaatctgCTATCTGATGAAAAACATTCATTCTTTGGTCTGTTTGTATTCAAACCTCCTGCACAAACACCCTTCCCAACATTGCCTCAATCTTAGGTAAAATTCTTCAGTCTACCttgttttggtaattctcaaTCTCCTCCTGCAGAAAGGTCTGCCACGTTATCTGCTGGAGCTCTTCTCTCAAGTATTGGCAAGTTTCCAGATGTGATTTAGATATATTCTGTGCAAGGTGTTCTAAGGAGAAAACAGGAGATCACAACATGAAAAGCCAAGTTCTTCAGGGTTTTCCCTActtaatatttgatttaaaaagtaacaagtaTAAAGCAACATGGTTGAACCAGTTTTAATGATCTCGACATATTTAAGTAAGCAATTTGGAACTATTCTATATTTGGGGACATGAGGATAAAGGACAGGCAAAGCCAACATTTAGCAGTAAGGCTTGGCATCTTCAAAGACCCTCCTGACCTGACCTTCTCTGTGCCTTTACACCAGCGTCTGGGAGTGAATGTTGGAGTTGAAAATATTGACCTAGAGAAGT encodes:
- the RORA gene encoding nuclear receptor ROR-alpha isoform X1; the encoded protein is MAAGTGCREDWLQVFSAQIEIIPCKICGDKSSGIHYGVITCEGCKGFFRRSQQSNATYSCPRQKNCLIDRTSRNRCQHCRLQKCLAVGMSRDAVKFGRMSKKQRDSLYAEVQKHRMQQQQRDHQQQPGEAEPLTPTYSISANGLTELHDDLSSYIDGHTPEGSKADSAVSSFYLDIQPSPDQSGLDINGIKPEPICDYTPASGFFPYCSFTNGETSPTVSMAELEHLAQNISKSHLETCQYLREELQQITWQTFLQEEIENYQNKQREVMWQLCAIKITEAIQYVVEFAKRIDGFMELCQNDQIVLLKAGSLEVVFIRMCRAFDSQNNTVYFDGKYASPDVFKSLGCEDFISFVFEFGKSLCSMHLTEDEIALFSAFVLMSADRSWLQEKVKIEKLQQKIQLALQHVLQKNHREDGILTKLICKVSTLRALCGRHTEKLMAFKAIYPDIVRLHFPPLYKELFTSEFEPAMQIDG
- the RORA gene encoding nuclear receptor ROR-alpha isoform X2 — its product is MMYFVIAAMKAQIEIIPCKICGDKSSGIHYGVITCEGCKGFFRRSQQSNATYSCPRQKNCLIDRTSRNRCQHCRLQKCLAVGMSRDAVKFGRMSKKQRDSLYAEVQKHRMQQQQRDHQQQPGEAEPLTPTYSISANGLTELHDDLSSYIDGHTPEGSKADSAVSSFYLDIQPSPDQSGLDINGIKPEPICDYTPASGFFPYCSFTNGETSPTVSMAELEHLAQNISKSHLETCQYLREELQQITWQTFLQEEIENYQNKQREVMWQLCAIKITEAIQYVVEFAKRIDGFMELCQNDQIVLLKAGSLEVVFIRMCRAFDSQNNTVYFDGKYASPDVFKSLGCEDFISFVFEFGKSLCSMHLTEDEIALFSAFVLMSADRSWLQEKVKIEKLQQKIQLALQHVLQKNHREDGILTKLICKVSTLRALCGRHTEKLMAFKAIYPDIVRLHFPPLYKELFTSEFEPAMQIDG